TTCTCCATTGAGACGCAGACCACCATTGGCTACGGGCTGCGCTGCGTGACCGAGGAGTGCCCGGTGGCCGTGTTCATGGTGGTGGCGCAGTCCATTGTGGGCTGCATCATCGACTCCTTCATGATCGGCGCCATCATGGCCAAGATGGCGCGGCCCAAGAAGCGCGCGCAGACGCTGCTGTTCAGCCACAACGCGGTGGTGGCGCTGCGCGACGGCAAGCTGTGCCTCATGTGGCGCGTGGGCAACCTTCGCAAGAGCCACATCGTGGAGGCCCACGTGCGGGCCCAGCTCATCAAGCCCCGGGTCACGGAGGAGGGCGAGTACATCCCGCTGGACCAGATCGACATCGACGTTGGCTTCGACAAGGGCCTGGACCGCATCTTCCTGGTGTCGCCCATCACCATCCTGCACGAGATCGATGAGGCCAGCCCGCTGTTTGGCATCAGCCGGCAGGACCTGGAGACGGACGACTTTGAGATCGTGGTCATCCTGGAGGGCATGGTGGAGGCTACGGCCATGACCACACAGGCCCGCAGCTCCTACCTGGCCAACGAGATCCTGTGGGGCCACCGCTTCGAGCCTGTCCTCTTCGAGGAGAAGAACCAGTACAAGATCGACTACTCGCACTTCCACAAGACGTACGAGGTGCCGTCCACGCCCCGCTGCAGCGCCAAGGAC
The genomic region above belongs to Phocoena phocoena chromosome 19, mPhoPho1.1, whole genome shotgun sequence and contains:
- the KCNJ12 gene encoding ATP-sensitive inward rectifier potassium channel 12, whose product is MTASGRANPYSIVSSEEDGLHLVTMSGANGFGNGKVHTRRRCRNRFVKKNGQCNIEFANMDEKSQRYLADMFTTCVDIRWRYMLLIFSLAFLASWLLFGVIFWVIAVAHGDLEPAEGRGRTPCVLQVHGFMAAFLFSIETQTTIGYGLRCVTEECPVAVFMVVAQSIVGCIIDSFMIGAIMAKMARPKKRAQTLLFSHNAVVALRDGKLCLMWRVGNLRKSHIVEAHVRAQLIKPRVTEEGEYIPLDQIDIDVGFDKGLDRIFLVSPITILHEIDEASPLFGISRQDLETDDFEIVVILEGMVEATAMTTQARSSYLANEILWGHRFEPVLFEEKNQYKIDYSHFHKTYEVPSTPRCSAKDLVENKFLLPSANSFCYENELAFLSRDDEDEADREQDGHGPQARRDFDRPQAGTALDQRPYRRESEI